Proteins from a single region of Amycolatopsis sp. CA-230715:
- a CDS encoding serine hydrolase domain-containing protein: protein MVDRAAWQRRLTELLERHRVPAASLAVLVDGEIHQAAAGVLNVDTGVAATPDSVFQIGSITKAYTASLIMQLVQEGRLALDSPVADVLDEFAVADPEVTKRVTVRQLLNHTSGIEGDHFVDTGRGDDAIAEYVKTCAELGQNHPLGATFSYCNTGYVVLGRLIERLRGQPWRVVLQERLLDPLGLDHTAALPEQAIRFRVAFGHDPGETLDAPPKLVPNWTLHASSAPAGSSLCATAADVVTFARAHLDAGSPVIPAAGAAAMRWPEVAVPNPWTLGQHWGAGWILFDWAGRSVFGHDGGTLGQTSFLRVVPDAGVALALLTNCEYARGLYHDLFRELLAELCDLPMPEPLSPPDTPVEVPIAEHTGLYERLGNRIEVTATPAGLIARVEETGALAEMSSDPVEELTLVPVTENVFVTRGDETAPWKPVVFYRLPDGSRYLHMSARATPKVAE, encoded by the coding sequence ATGGTGGACCGAGCGGCCTGGCAGCGTCGGCTGACCGAACTGCTCGAGCGGCACCGGGTGCCAGCCGCGTCGCTGGCGGTACTCGTCGACGGCGAGATCCACCAGGCCGCCGCCGGTGTGCTCAATGTGGACACCGGGGTGGCCGCCACCCCGGACTCGGTGTTCCAGATCGGCTCGATCACCAAGGCCTACACGGCCAGCCTGATCATGCAGCTGGTCCAGGAGGGCAGGCTGGCGCTGGACTCGCCGGTGGCCGACGTGCTGGACGAGTTCGCGGTGGCCGACCCGGAGGTGACCAAGCGGGTCACCGTGCGGCAGCTGCTCAACCACACCAGCGGCATCGAGGGCGATCACTTCGTGGACACCGGCCGCGGCGACGACGCCATCGCCGAGTACGTCAAGACCTGCGCCGAACTGGGCCAGAACCATCCGCTGGGGGCGACCTTCTCCTACTGCAACACCGGCTACGTGGTACTCGGCCGGCTCATCGAACGGCTCCGCGGCCAGCCATGGCGCGTGGTCTTGCAGGAGCGGCTGCTCGACCCGCTCGGCCTGGACCACACAGCCGCGCTGCCGGAACAGGCCATCCGGTTCCGGGTCGCGTTCGGCCACGACCCTGGCGAAACCCTCGACGCACCACCGAAGCTGGTGCCGAACTGGACCCTGCACGCCTCCAGCGCGCCGGCCGGATCCTCGCTGTGCGCGACCGCCGCGGACGTCGTCACCTTCGCCCGCGCCCACCTGGACGCGGGCTCACCGGTGATCCCGGCGGCCGGTGCGGCGGCGATGCGCTGGCCGGAGGTGGCCGTGCCGAACCCGTGGACACTGGGCCAGCACTGGGGCGCCGGGTGGATCCTGTTCGACTGGGCGGGACGGTCGGTGTTCGGCCACGACGGCGGCACGCTCGGCCAGACGTCGTTCCTGCGGGTGGTGCCGGACGCCGGGGTGGCGCTGGCCCTGCTCACCAACTGCGAATACGCCAGGGGCCTCTACCACGACCTGTTCCGCGAGCTGCTGGCCGAGTTGTGCGACCTGCCGATGCCCGAACCGCTGTCCCCGCCGGACACCCCGGTGGAGGTACCCATCGCCGAGCACACCGGGTTGTACGAACGGCTGGGCAACCGGATCGAGGTGACCGCCACACCGGCCGGGTTGATCGCTCGGGTGGAAGAAACCGGCGCACTGGCCGAGATGAGCTCCGATCCCGTGGAGGAGCTGACCCTGGTGCCGGTGACCGAGAACGTGTTCGTCACCCGAGGCGACGAAACGGCTCCCTGGAAGCCGGTGGTGTTCTACCGGCTTCCGGACGGTTCCCGATACCTGCACATGAGCGCCCGTGCCACGCCGAAGGTGGCCGAGTGA